AATAATAAGCGATTTAAAAGTTTAGGGGAAATAGTAAATGATGGCGTTGTTATAAAAACAGATGATGCAGCCAACCTAATAATCTCCGGCGGAAAAGGGAGGGGATTGCTGTTCGGAGTATATACTTTCTTCGAAAACTATTTAGATTGCAGATTTTTTGCACTGGATGAAATAAAAACCCCTAAAAAGACAAATATTTCTATTCCAAAGCTTAATTATAGCTATTCATCACCATTTAGCTTTAGATCCTATTACTCTCTGGAAAATTCAAACAAATCATATGCTGATTTTCATAAAGAAAATTATTTTTTTGAAAATAGATTATACCCTGCTCATTCTTTAGCATGGCTATTACCGGCTGAAAAATACTTTAAAACTCATCCCGAATATTTTGCATTGATAGACGGAAAAAGGAATCCCTCTCAAATCTGTTTCAGCAGTGAGGGAGCTTTTGAGGAATTGGTAAAAGTTCTGAATCGTGAAATAGCAGCTACTCCCAATGAGGTATGGTCGGTAAGTCCCCTGGATTCACCCAATTATTGCCATTGTAACTTGTGTGAAAGCAAATATAGAAAAGGAACTGGTTTTAGTGAAACCTTAATCCCTTTTGTGAATAAAGTGGCAAGGGCTTTTCCAAACAAAATAATAAGTACTTTGGCCTATAATCAGTCACTTCTTCCCTCAACACTTGAAAAGCCTGAAAAAAATGTAGAGATTATGTTTTGCTTTACCAATATTGATAGAAGATACGCTATTGATTCTGAAAAAAATAAAGATGCTAAAAGATTTATTAATGCTTTACAAGATTGGAGAAAGCAGACAGATAATATCTTTATATGGGATTATAATGTAAACTACTTTCATTCCCTTTTCCCGTTTCCAAACTTGAAAACATTTAAACAAAATATATTATATTTCAAAAATATTGGCGCAAAAAAAGTGTTTTTGGAAGGGATCGGTCCCCAGCAAGGTGAATTTTCAGAGCTTAAATCATATATTGCCTCTGAACTTTTGTGGAATCCGGATGCTGATGCAGACCTGTTAATGAATGATTTCCTCATGAATTATTATGGTGATGCATGGAAGGATATTAAAGAATATATTCAAACTTTAGAATTGAATGCTGAAAATTATACTATACCTTTAGATGTGTATGCTAATCCGGTTTTATATAAAGATGGTTATCTGAATAATCAGAATATTGCTTTATATAAAAATATTTTGAATAAAGCACTCAATAAAGTTAAAGCGAATATAAAATATAGCAACAGAATAAAAAAAGAAATACTTTCAATTGAGTATGCTGAACTCGAAATCTACAGTAATACAGCAAACCAACCTGCTGAAAGAAGTAGCAGTAAAAATAAGTTTAATAGTAAATTGAATTCTTTTAAAGAAGAAGCTAAAAAATTAAACATAACATATTTGAGAAATGCAGAGTTTACAGTTGATGAATTTATAAAACAAAAAAGCAGATAAATAACGAATAATGAAAAATATACTTATTACCGGCGGAGCTGGTTTTATCGGAAGCAATCTGGCACTTAAATTAATTGAAAAAGGCCATAAAATTACAATTCTGGATAATCTTTCAACCCAGATTCATGGTGAAAACCCTGAAACTACATCTCCTTTATATAATAGTATTAAAGATAAAGTACATTTCATTAAGGGAACTGTAACATCTAGAGAAGATTGGGAAAACGCTCTGAATGGGCAGCAGGTAATTGTACATTTAGCTGCTGAAACAGGAACCGGACAATCCATGTACTGTATAGAAAAATATACTGAAGTTAATATACAGGGAACGGCAATTATGCTGGATCTGTTGGCTAATAATAAAAATAACGTAGAAAAAGTGGTTATTGCTTCATCAAGATCCATCTATGGAGAGGGTAAATACCGTCATCCGGAATTAGGTATTGTTTATCCTTCCCACAGACAGGAAAATGATATGCTGAACGGTGATTTTGAAGTAAAATATAAAGACGGACAAAAACTGGAGCTTTTGGCTACGGATGAAAATTCAAAGATTCATCCTTCTTCCGTTTATGGAATTACTAAACAGAACCAGGAGCAAATGATTATGACAGTTTGTCCTACCATTGGTATTGCACCTGTTGCTTTTAGGTATCAGAATGTATACGGTCCTGGGCAGTCTTTATCTAATCCTTATACAGGGATTTTATCCATATTTTCTACTCAGATCAGAAATGGAAATGGAATCAAAATTTTTGAAGATGGCCAGGAAACCAGAGACTTTGTTTACATTGATGATGTAGTGAATGCCACTATCCTGGGAATAGAGAAAGAGGAAGCTAATGGAGAAGTTTTTAATGTGGGAACAGGTGTGCCTACAGATGTTTTAACTGTTGCTAATACGTTGATCAGTTCTTACGGAATTGAGGTTCCAGTTACAGTAACCGGAAACTTCAGACTTGGAGACATCCGTCACAATTTTGCCGATCTTTCAAAAATCAATTCTAAGCTAGGCTTTAAACCTTCCGTATATTTTGAAGAGGGAATAAAGAACTTTTCAGGATGGGTGCTTCAACAGGAAATTCAGGAAGATAAACTGAGTAGTTCTCTTGAAGAGATGAAAGCTAAAGGTTTATATAAATAACAAAGTAAAATCACAGATGCTTCAGGGAAAGAATGTTTTATTGATTTCTATCAAATTTTTTAATTATGAAAATTTAATTAAGAAAGAACTGGAAGATATGGGTGCTGCAGTTGATCTGTTTGATGAGCGGCCCTCCAATTCCTTTTTTAGTAAAGCCATTATCCGAATAAAAAAAGAAATGTATTCCGTTAAAATCAATCAGTATTTTAATGAGATCATTGAAAAGATAAAAGATAAAAGATATAATTATTTTCTTTTAATAAAAGGCGAAGCTACACCTAAGTTTTTTCTCGACTTTTTAAAAGAGAATAATCCGGGGATCAAGTTTATTTTTTATACTTACGATTCCTTTAAAAACAATTCCAACGGATTGGATATCTTAAATTATTTTGATGGTAAATTTACTTTTGACAGTCAGGATGCAGTGCAGTACCAAATGAGTTTCAGGCCTTTGTTTTTTGCTCAGGATTATGGAGATCTCAATGATAGAAATAAAAACTTTCAATATGATTTGGCTTTTATCGGAACAGCACACTCAGACCGTTATTCAATCAGTGAAAAAGCAAAATCCTGGTGTGGAGAGCATCAATTGAAAATGTTTACCTTTTATTATTCTCCCAGCAAGCTTCTTTTTAAATATAAAAAAGCAACTGATAAAAATTTTAAAAACTTCGATTACGCAAAAATTTCGTTCAACAGTCTTTCCCATAAAGAGATTATTGATATTTACGGGAACACTAAAGTTATTCTGGATATCAATCATCCCGGACAGAATGGTTTAACAATGAGGACGTTTGAAACCTTGGGAGCCGGAAGGAAACTAATTACTACCAATCCTAAAATAGCAGAATATCCGTTTTATGATCCTCAGAATATTTACATCATAGAAAGAGGCGGTATTGAATTTGATGAAAATTTTTTCAAATCCGATTTTAAAGAAATGAATGCTGAAATTAGAGAAAGTATGTCATTGAAAGGATGGGTAAACGAAGTATTTGGGATATCGTCTATTAAACATTGGGAGCAGGTTTTAAAATAACAATATGAATATAACTGTTTTTGGAGGTTCCGGTTTTATTGGGAAGAATCTTGTAGAATCCCCGATGCTGAATGCAGAAATTCAGGGAGTATCCTTGCGGGACGCTTCCTGGAAGAAAACTGCAGAATCTGCCGACATTATGATTAATCTGGTAGGGAAGGCACATGACCACCAGGGAACCGCTTCCGAAGAGGATTATTATTTTGCCAATGTGGAATTGGTTAAAGAAATATTTGATGTTTTTATTCAATCTGATGCTAAACTTCTTATTCACATAAGTTCAATTGCAGCAGTTGAAGAATTTGAATCCGAAGAACCATTAAGAGAAGATTCCGTGTGTCATCCTTTTTCTCCCTATGGAAAAACCAAGAAACAGGCCGAAGAATGGCTGATGCAGCAGATACTGCCGGAAAACAAGAAAGTCATTATCCTGAGACCCCCGATGATTCATGGACCCGGAGATAAAGGGAATTTAGGACTGCTTTATAAAATCATATCAAAAGGGCTTCCATATCCGCTGGCTTCTTTTGACAACAGCAGGTCTTTTCTGTCTATCAGTAATTTTTGTTTTTTCATATCGGCCATCATTAAAAATGAAAATCAAATGGAAACGGGAATCTATCATATCTGTGATGATGAACCGGTTTCAACCAAAGATATTATTAATATTATAAAGAAGGTTACGAATAAAAAATCACCTAACTTGTCTGTTCCTAAAATACTCATACAAGGAATTGCAAAAGCAGGAGATATCTTACCTCTTCCCATCAATACAAAAAGATTGAAAAAGATGACCGGGAGTCTTCTGGTTTCAAATGAAAAGATGAAAAAAGCATTAAAAATTACAAACCTTCCTGCTTCAGCGCATGAAGGTCTTGAAAACACAATAAAAAGTTTCGGTTAAAACTATGGAATACATTCTCGTCACTGTCATACTGTTTATTTCAATACTGATATATTTCAGAATTGCAGATCAATATAATATTATAGATAAACCCAACCACCGAAGTGCCCATACACAAATCACCTTAAGAGGCGGAGGAATTATTTTCCCAGTTGCCTTTATTGTTTTCTGCTGTTTTAATTTACAGACTGCTATTGAGCATTATGGGTCTTTCGGTCTTGGGCTTCTTGCAATTTGTAGCATTAGTTTTATTGATGATATCAAAACCCTGTCTAATAAAATCAGGCTCTCTGTTCATCTAATCTCAGTTATACTTCTTCTCTATTTTACAGGAGCTTTTGTTTTGATGCCGTTCTGGGTATGGCCCATTTTATTTGTTGTAATTATTGGGACATTGAATGCCTATAACTTTATGGATGGAATTAACGGGATGACAGGTGTGTACAGTCTTGTAACATTATTATCCCTGGCTTATATTAATAAAGATGTGGTTGAATTTACAGATAATGATTTTATTATATATCCGGTTTTAAGCTGCCTTGTTTTTTTATTTTTTAATTTCAGGAAAAAAGCAAAGTGTTTTGCCGGTGATGTAGGAAGTATGGGAATCGGCTTCTGGGTGATCGGGCTTATTGCACTCCTTATCATGAGAACCGGTGAATACAAATACATTCTTCTGCTTTCAATTTATGGAATGGAAGTTGTGCTTACCATCATTGAACGTATATTATTAAAAGAAAATATCTTTGAAGCTCACAGAAGACACCTGTACCAGCTTTTTGCTAATGAAAGAAAAGTTTCCCACTTAGTAATAAGTTCTGTATATGCTGTTTTCCAGCTGCTTGTAAATATTTTTCTAATTCATTCACAACTTCCTGTCTGGGCAATTATTTTGATTATATTTATTCCGGCAGGAGGTATATATTTAGGATTAAAATGGAGTTTAAAAAAACAATATAACTTATAAAAGAAACAGAAATGAAAATAAAAGAAACACCTTTAAAAGATTGTTACATTATTGAACCTACAATTTTTGAAGATGAAAGAGGATATTTTTTTGAAAAATTCAATGAAAAGAAATTTGAAGAGCTAACAGGAATGAACGGGCACTTCGTTCAGGACAATATTTCAAAATCCTCGTATGGAGTGCTTAGAGGTCTTCACCTGCAAAAAGGAGAGCATGCCCAGGCGAAACTGGTATCATGTCTTGAAGGAAGAGTTTTTGATGTGGCTGTTGATTTGAGAGAAGATTCACCAACATTTGGGAAATGGTTCGGAGTAGAGCTTACCCCGGAGAACAAACTTCAATTATATGTTCCGCGTGGTTTCGGGCATGGTTTTTCAGTTTTAAGCGAAACAGCCATTTTTTCTTATAAGTGCGATAACTTCTACAATAAAGAATCTGAAGGCAGTGTAATCTGGAACGATACAGATTTGAACATTGATTGGAAATTACCATTAGAAGCAGTCATTCTTTCAGAAAAAGACCAGGCATTGCCTAAATTCTCTGAACGCAACTTCTAAATAATATATTGAAAACCACTTTTCTAAAGTGGTTTTTATTTTTTGAGCTCCACTCTTTAATATTTTGTATCTTTGCACACTCAAAATCAAAACGATGCGCACAAAATCTGTAGGGAAGAAGAAAATCAATGTTGTTACTCTTGGATGTTCCAAGAACGTATACGATTCTGAAGTATTAATGAGCCAGCTGAAAGCTAATGGGAAAGAAGTGGTTCATGAAGACAAAGGAGATATTGTAGTGATCAACACATGTGGATTTATTGATA
Above is a window of Chryseobacterium shigense DNA encoding:
- the rfbC gene encoding dTDP-4-dehydrorhamnose 3,5-epimerase; translation: MKIKETPLKDCYIIEPTIFEDERGYFFEKFNEKKFEELTGMNGHFVQDNISKSSYGVLRGLHLQKGEHAQAKLVSCLEGRVFDVAVDLREDSPTFGKWFGVELTPENKLQLYVPRGFGHGFSVLSETAIFSYKCDNFYNKESEGSVIWNDTDLNIDWKLPLEAVILSEKDQALPKFSERNF
- a CDS encoding DUF4838 domain-containing protein, whose amino-acid sequence is MLFGVYTFFENYLDCRFFALDEIKTPKKTNISIPKLNYSYSSPFSFRSYYSLENSNKSYADFHKENYFFENRLYPAHSLAWLLPAEKYFKTHPEYFALIDGKRNPSQICFSSEGAFEELVKVLNREIAATPNEVWSVSPLDSPNYCHCNLCESKYRKGTGFSETLIPFVNKVARAFPNKIISTLAYNQSLLPSTLEKPEKNVEIMFCFTNIDRRYAIDSEKNKDAKRFINALQDWRKQTDNIFIWDYNVNYFHSLFPFPNLKTFKQNILYFKNIGAKKVFLEGIGPQQGEFSELKSYIASELLWNPDADADLLMNDFLMNYYGDAWKDIKEYIQTLELNAENYTIPLDVYANPVLYKDGYLNNQNIALYKNILNKALNKVKANIKYSNRIKKEILSIEYAELEIYSNTANQPAERSSSKNKFNSKLNSFKEEAKKLNITYLRNAEFTVDEFIKQKSR
- a CDS encoding NAD-dependent epimerase/dehydratase family protein — encoded protein: MKNILITGGAGFIGSNLALKLIEKGHKITILDNLSTQIHGENPETTSPLYNSIKDKVHFIKGTVTSREDWENALNGQQVIVHLAAETGTGQSMYCIEKYTEVNIQGTAIMLDLLANNKNNVEKVVIASSRSIYGEGKYRHPELGIVYPSHRQENDMLNGDFEVKYKDGQKLELLATDENSKIHPSSVYGITKQNQEQMIMTVCPTIGIAPVAFRYQNVYGPGQSLSNPYTGILSIFSTQIRNGNGIKIFEDGQETRDFVYIDDVVNATILGIEKEEANGEVFNVGTGVPTDVLTVANTLISSYGIEVPVTVTGNFRLGDIRHNFADLSKINSKLGFKPSVYFEEGIKNFSGWVLQQEIQEDKLSSSLEEMKAKGLYK
- a CDS encoding MraY family glycosyltransferase produces the protein MEYILVTVILFISILIYFRIADQYNIIDKPNHRSAHTQITLRGGGIIFPVAFIVFCCFNLQTAIEHYGSFGLGLLAICSISFIDDIKTLSNKIRLSVHLISVILLLYFTGAFVLMPFWVWPILFVVIIGTLNAYNFMDGINGMTGVYSLVTLLSLAYINKDVVEFTDNDFIIYPVLSCLVFLFFNFRKKAKCFAGDVGSMGIGFWVIGLIALLIMRTGEYKYILLLSIYGMEVVLTIIERILLKENIFEAHRRHLYQLFANERKVSHLVISSVYAVFQLLVNIFLIHSQLPVWAIILIIFIPAGGIYLGLKWSLKKQYNL
- a CDS encoding NAD-dependent epimerase/dehydratase family protein → MNITVFGGSGFIGKNLVESPMLNAEIQGVSLRDASWKKTAESADIMINLVGKAHDHQGTASEEDYYFANVELVKEIFDVFIQSDAKLLIHISSIAAVEEFESEEPLREDSVCHPFSPYGKTKKQAEEWLMQQILPENKKVIILRPPMIHGPGDKGNLGLLYKIISKGLPYPLASFDNSRSFLSISNFCFFISAIIKNENQMETGIYHICDDEPVSTKDIINIIKKVTNKKSPNLSVPKILIQGIAKAGDILPLPINTKRLKKMTGSLLVSNEKMKKALKITNLPASAHEGLENTIKSFG
- a CDS encoding lipopolysaccharide biosynthesis protein, producing the protein MLQGKNVLLISIKFFNYENLIKKELEDMGAAVDLFDERPSNSFFSKAIIRIKKEMYSVKINQYFNEIIEKIKDKRYNYFLLIKGEATPKFFLDFLKENNPGIKFIFYTYDSFKNNSNGLDILNYFDGKFTFDSQDAVQYQMSFRPLFFAQDYGDLNDRNKNFQYDLAFIGTAHSDRYSISEKAKSWCGEHQLKMFTFYYSPSKLLFKYKKATDKNFKNFDYAKISFNSLSHKEIIDIYGNTKVILDINHPGQNGLTMRTFETLGAGRKLITTNPKIAEYPFYDPQNIYIIERGGIEFDENFFKSDFKEMNAEIRESMSLKGWVNEVFGISSIKHWEQVLK